The nucleotide sequence ACCTGGAAATTGCCGGCGAACACGTCTACAGCGTCACCGATTCCGGCCTGCTGGTCCATAATGCAGGTCCCTGTTATCTGGTCCCCCGCGGACAAAACGTTGATTTAAATGCTCTAAAGGTTGCAGACGGACCATATGATTCGCGCACAATTAGGTCGCAGCTTGAAGCTCGATATGGAGCAGAGGCAGTCACATCTACAACAGTGCCACCCACCTCTGGAAAAATGGTCCAAATGTCAGGTCGTCAACACTCTGTCACGGGAGTTGTTTATGATTCAAAGGGGGTTCCTATCTTTGATCGTCATTCATTATTCGACACATATATTACACGACAATACAGCAGTGTGGCAGACGAGGCAGCACATATGCGAGCAGCAACCCGTGAACTCCGATCTAGTTTGGGCATCGGACAGGGTCAAGCTAATAGAGTCGCTGCGCTCGGAGCGATTAAGAATAAAGTTAACTTTCAAGGTTTCAATCCTGTACAGCTTCGTCAAATTATGGGGGGAAAGAAAAATATTGATGGTTTAACTTGGCACCACCATCAAGATATTGGGAGAATGCAACTTGTAGACCGCGTGATTCATGCGGAAACTGGGCATGTTGGTGGTTTCAAGATGTGGTTTGGATACTAATAGGCAAAAAATGGTTAGTATAAAAGAAATTGAATGGAGCGAATGCAGAGGCAAACCTACGGTGGATGCGATAAAACAATTCGAAGTTGTGATAGGTCGCGAATTGCCTGAAACTCTTAAGGTACTCCTAGATACAGTAAATGGTGGAAGTCCGTCTCATGACATTTTTTCTTATAAAGATCCCGAAACCTATCAAGAGATCCGTTCTTGTCTGGGAGCGTTGATCAGTTTCAATTCAGAGGATGAAAACAACATCTTAGATTATCTCAGCCGACCTTCCGAAGGAATGTCTAGTGAATTAGCGCCATTTGCAGCGGTCGGAAACGGTAACTTGATCTGTTTAAAAAAAAATAGCGAATGTGTCTTCATCTGGCTGCATGGAAATAGATCTGGATATGACGAGTGTCAATTAGCTGATACATTTCAGGAGTTTATAGAAGTGCTTCAGCAAGATAATGATGATGAAGACGAAGACGAAGACTTGGATACCGAGTTAGCAAATCTAGAGGAAGAATAGATAGATAAAAAACGTACTATTCAAGACAAGAAGCTTAAAATATTAGAAAATAATTCACAAGGATAATTAAAAAGAGTTAGCTGATGAGGGGGGGTAATCTTTGATGAATAAAGACATTCTTTCTATCACAATCACTCATTAGTTTTTTGAAAACAGGAAAATTCCCACAATCATGACTGCTCCATAAAACAAAAAAATTATTCATGTCTGACCTCACTCGAAAACTAGCTATTTTCAGCTGCCTGCTGTTCACCGGTTTCTGCTTCTGGAAAGCGGGAATGGGTCTGATTGGTGGTGCGGATACTGAGATTCTGCCCTCGGCGCAGGCGGCAATGAGTCCGTCTTTCTCGCCGCCGCGGGTGGTGACAACGCCGATTCAGCAGATGCGACCGGGGATGCGGATTGTCGGTCGGAATCCGCTTCGCATTCAAACAGAATCGACAATCGATCCGACGCCGGCAGGCTGGCGGCTGGTGTCGGTGCGGATGCGCAAAGAGGACGGCACTTACTTTGAAGCCGAACTGCTGCGGCCCTTAAGCTGGATTTATCGCCACCGCGCACAGCCGGGAGCGGTTATCATGCTCAACATGCCGGAACTGCATGTGGTGGGGGCGTCGGAAGTGCTCTCGATATCAGACTGTCCGCCCATCGATCCGGGTGACGGTCCGGTGGTCATCTCCACATTTAAAAACGTTTCGCATAACGTCCTCAATATCTATGTGGAAGGGGAAACCGAACCGATCGGCGTGACCGCCGGACATCCGATCTGGAGCGAAGACCGCCAGGCATTCATCCATTCCGACCAGTTGCAGCCCGGCGAACGACTGCGTTCTGCGGTGGGTAAGACAGTCCGCATCACGTCAATCGAAATCCGCGCCGGACCGGAACCGGTTTACAACCTGGAAATTGCCGGCGAACACGTCTATAGCGTCACCGACTCCGGCCTGCTGGTCCATAACTCAGGCCCCTGTGACCTCGTCCCTCGCGGGTATTACGATTCGGGTTATATCGGCATCGTCAATGGCTCCGCTGATGACTTCTCAGATACGCTCCGCGCCACCTTCGGAACGTATGACGTGCTGCCAAACAGTCGGCTTGTTAGTCAATTTGATACAATAAATGCCCCAGGATTGTTTAGAGACCCGGGGGGGCGTT is from Gimesia maris and encodes:
- a CDS encoding polymorphic toxin-type HINT domain-containing protein, which translates into the protein MSDLTRKLAIFSCLLFTGFCFWKAGMGLIGGADTEILPSAQAAMSPSFSPPRVVTTPIQQMRPGMRIVGRNPLRIQTESTIDPTPAGWRLVSVRMRKEDGTYFEAELLRPLSWIYRHRAQPGAVIMLNMPELHVVGASEVLSISDCPPIDPGDGPVVISTFKNVSHNVLNIYVEGETEPIGVTAGHPIWSEDRQAFIHSDQLQPGERLRSAVGKTVRITSIEIRAGPEPVYNLEIAGEHVYSVTDSGLLVHNSGPCDLVPRGYYDSGYIGIVNGSADDFSDTLRATFGTYDVLPNSRLVSQFDTINAPGLFRDPGGRLRKADGTFALEGGTLGGGLQRPSLRAGTRAAIEGGSKECGWSVYQLKRRGDY
- a CDS encoding SMI1/KNR4 family protein — protein: MLVVSRCGLDTNRQKMVSIKEIEWSECRGKPTVDAIKQFEVVIGRELPETLKVLLDTVNGGSPSHDIFSYKDPETYQEIRSCLGALISFNSEDENNILDYLSRPSEGMSSELAPFAAVGNGNLICLKKNSECVFIWLHGNRSGYDECQLADTFQEFIEVLQQDNDDEDEDEDLDTELANLEEE